A window of Castanea sativa cultivar Marrone di Chiusa Pesio chromosome 1, ASM4071231v1 contains these coding sequences:
- the LOC142637661 gene encoding protein root UVB sensitive 6-like has product MATTPPPPIKLKQSQTNSTAQTLLVRETLRISANLASSNSNSTEPEPPPPLPLSLVDSAENRRSSLGLVEEENVNSSLRLICSEEIDGRRWNYVAEKDALSGTFNKASIRALTLNTPQPPHEDLMSFLRSYVVPEGFPDSVSPSYVPFMKWRALKHFFGGAMGVFATQTLLSSVGASRNQATSGAVAINWILKDGAGRVGKMLFARQGKKFDYDLKQLRFASDLLMELGLGVELATAAMPHLFLPLACAANAVKNVAAVTSTSTRTAIYKAFALGENIGDVTAKGECVGNVADLLGTGMSIMISKRNPSLVTTFALLSCGYVFSSYQEVKSVELHTLNRARFTVAVDSFLKTGRVPSLREGNLNENIFRFPWLKDRPVVLGQRFNDAFQDPGEYLAIEPLFEKERYIVTYNPSKGKVYALLKDQAKSDDILKAAFHAHVLLHFVQSSNESQSSSQKQREYNNYSDIVLTTTDLEAHMSESCKMVSKSYGIFKSKAAEQGWKMSESLLNPGRARLCASDKSG; this is encoded by the exons ATGGCGACTACTCCTCCTCCTCCGATCAAATTGAAGCAATCCCAAACCAACTCAACGGCGCAGACTCTCCTCGTCCGCGAAACGCTGCGTATAAGCGCGAATCTCGCTTCTTCTAATTCGAATTCAACAGAGCCAGAGCCGCCGCCGCCGCTTCCGCTTTCTTTAGTTGACTCGGCGGAGAATCGGAGGTCGAGTCTAGGTCTGGTGGAGGAAGAGAATGTGAATTCGAGCTTAAGGTTGATTTGCTCCGAGGAAATCGACGGCCGCAGATGGAACTACGTGGCAGAAAAAGACGCACTCTCTGGAACCTTCAACAAAGCCTCCATTCGCGCCCTCACTCTGAACACTCCTCAACCTCCACATGAG GATttgatgtcatttttaagatCCTATGTGGTTCCAGAAGGTTTCCCTGATAGTGTCTCGCCTTCGTATGTTCCGTTTATGAAGTGGAGAGCTTTGAAG CATTTCTTTGGTGGAGCAATGGGTGTTTTTGCGACGCAAACACTTTTGAGTTCAGTTGGAGCCTCTAGAAACCAAGCAACTTCTGGCGCTGTTGCTATTAACTGGATTCTCAAG GATGGTGCTGGTCGTGTTGGGAAAATGCTTTTTGCCCGCCAAGGAAAGAAGTTTGATTATGATTTAAAACAG CTACGATTTGCGAGTGATCTCCTTATGGAGTTGGGTCTTGGTGTGGAGTTGGCAACTGCAGCTATGCCACACCTTTTTCTTCCTTTGGCTTGTGCTGCTAATGCAGTAAAG AATGTGGCTGCTGTAACATCAACATCAACTCGTACAGCAATTTACAAAGCCTTTGCCTTAGGAGAAAACATCGGGGACGTAACTGCTAAAGGAGAATGTGTTGGGAATGTTGCAGATCTG CTCGGAACTGGGATGAGCATAATGATCTCAAAAAGAAATCCGTCCTTGGTTACTACGTTTGCTTTACTTTCGTGTGGATATGTCTTCAGTTCTTACCAAGAG GTTAAGTCTGTAGAGTTGCACACATTGAACCGAGCAAGATTCACTGTGGCAGTTGATTCATTCCTTAAGACAG GACGAGTCCCCTCATTGCGGGAGGGGAACTTGAACGAAAACATATTCAGATTTCCATGGTTGAAAGATAGGCCTGTTGTTCTTG GGCAAAGATTTAATGATGCTTTCCAAGACCCAGGTGAATATCTTGCCATAGAGCCTCTCTTTGAG AAAGAGAGATATATTGTGACATATAACCCATCAAAAGGTAAAGTATATGCATTGCTCAAAGATCAGGCAAAGTCAGATGACATTCTAAAAGCAGCATTCCAT GCTCACGTGCTTCTGCATTTTGTACAATCATCAAATGAGAGTCAATCTAGTTCTCAGAAGCAGAGGGAGTATAATAACTATTCAGATATTGTGTTGACAACTACTGATCTTGAGGCTCATATGTCAGAGTCATGTAAGATGGTCTCAAAATCATATGGGATTTTTAAGAGCAAAGCTGCAGAGCAG GGGTGGAAGATGTCAGAATCACTTCTTAATCCTGGCCGAGCTAGGCTATGTGCAAGTGATAAATCAGGATGA